A single window of Plasmodium reichenowi strain SY57 chromosome 12, whole genome shotgun sequence DNA harbors:
- a CDS encoding putative membrane protein (conserved Plasmodium membrane protein, unknown function) has translation MAQESTDIILSVIIDFEIYIIIFILLVYFATKKIHKIIDSNFYNDDKLFKRLSKHFYIAEVSAYFSPFRYIFQSAVYHSYYFLTIFILIYIFRLYSSYKKWMRQYFLSYFNFSNLNTPDINDPENVREHDGLHVTFIISFVLGNFASFYFYKYLCNIFKRDSKRYIDMKRTNVLKYCVELAKEAYNEFLKNQLQKKKKNSKNKKNKKIPKFKFDLNANPETLIINSDINTYDPSQNNVGPEIKLKKKNNILFKMLNIVYINTHVLHGENTLYEDRPLKKENDSKFDSKKLLLKLLKFLWNCIMALRKIQTTKDEVKVADGTKEELPNKMVDMGNGTTDKENGTTDKENGSTDKENGSTDKENGSTDKENGTTDRENGTTDKENGTTDKENGTTDKENGSTDKDNIKTDKEYDINDVKEEMSESINNMNNIDNIDNLNNSYNTNSTTNEEHISPSININDIKINNNDETDEAKYTPQGSTISNISINGNEKYADKMTDKNNILMSSLNAEELKKNQNNIINTNNNNNNNNNNNNNNNNINNNNVGNLKNDVVNTENTTAETEYTDINLCDIKSGHHDVYVCNSHYQFKSIIEILMLNLPIYFFFKNKLYVKTSFTIMLYILNFIIWNIITLLSMIKPSLLVYYYIINEHISQILTENINEFEKKIMLHFFYGFFCSSLIYLKYYFKIEFKLIKIEHVNNIDRMINNSLKEAHKLKLRKMIKNYDKLKIFPLLLDYQKNCIYVEKTLLKNNKEIEELKKLRKLKNEQLCLENINQIAKYCDKETANELLKKIKNILLNELPERLTNNLTHKLTDEIYDSMKKEHLSSEYKENNNSTSSSSFSPLKKGLIQRFIHGRKVNKNDEDLNNNSKY, from the coding sequence ATGGCACAAGAGAGCAcagatataatattgtcTGTAATTATAGACTTTgaaatatacataataatattcatattattagtATATTTTGCAACTAAGAAAATCCATAAAATAATTGATTccaatttttataatgatgataaattatttaagaGATTATcaaaacatttttatatagcAGAGGTGTCTGCATATTTTAGTCCGTTcagatatatatttcaaagTGCTGTatatcattcatattattttctaacaatatttatattaatatatatttttagaTTGTATTCTAGTTATAAGAAATGGATGAGACagtattttttatcatattttaatttctcAAATTTGAACACACCCGATATTAATGACCCCGAAAATGTCCGAGAACATGATGGATTACATgttacatttattatatcttttgTGTTAGGAAACTTTgcttctttttatttttataaatatttatgtaatatatttaaaagagATAGTAAAAGATATATAGATATGAAAAGAACTAATGTACTAAAGTATTGTGTAGAATTAGCAAAGGAGGCTTATAATGAATTTCTAAAAAATCAacttcaaaaaaaaaagaaaaattctaaaaataaaaaaaataaaaaaataccCAAATTTAAATTTGATTTAAATGCTAACCCAGAAActttaattattaatagtgatattaatacatatgaCCCAAGTCAAAATAATGTAGGTCCTGAAATTAAActaaagaaaaaaaataatattttatttaaaatgcTTAAcattgtttatattaatacacATGTATTACATGGAGAAAATACTTTATATGAAGATCGTCCtttaaaaaaggaaaatgaTTCGAAATTTGATAGTAAGAAACTTCTTTTAAAATTGTTGAAGTTCTTGTGGAATTGTATAATGGCTTTAAGAAAGATACAGACAACAAAGGATGAGGTCAAAGTGGCTGATGGCACGAAGGAAGAGTTACCAAATAAAATGGTTGATATGGGAAATGGAACGACtgataaagaaaatggAACGACtgataaagaaaatggATCGACtgataaagaaaatggATCGACtgataaagaaaatggATCGACtgataaagaaaatggAACGACCGATAGAGAAAATGGAACGACCGATAAAGAAAATGGAACGACtgataaagaaaatggAACTACCGATAAAGAAAATGGATCGACAGATaaggataatataaaaacagATAAGGAGTATGACATAAATGATGtaaaagaagaaatgaGTGAGTccataaataatatgaataatatagataatatagataatttaaataattcatataatacGAATAGTACAACCAATGAGGAACATATCTCACCATCTATTAACATTAAtgatattaaaataaataataatgacgAAACGGATGAAGCAAAATATACACCCCAGGGTAGTACTATCAGTAACATTAGTATAAATGgtaatgaaaaatatgcAGATAAGATGActgataaaaataatattttgatgAGTTCTTTAAATGCcgaagaattaaaaaaaaaccaaaataatattattaatacaaataataataacaataataataacaataacaataataataacaataatattaataataacaatgtTGGTAATTTGAAAAATGATGTGGTAAATACAGAAAATACAACTGCTGAGACAGAATATACTGATATAAACTTATGTGATATAAAATCAGGTCATCATGATGTATACGTATGTAATTCACATTATCAATTCAAAAGCATAATTGAAATACTAATGTTAAATTTACctatatatttcttctttaaaaataaattgtATGTTAAAACATCCTTCACcataatgttatatattttaaattttattatatggaATATTATAACACTCCTATCTATGATTAAACCCTCATTATTagtttattattatattattaatgaaCATATTTCCCAAATTTTAActgaaaatattaatgaatttgaaaaaaaaatcatgctacactttttttatggatttttttgttcttctcttatatatttaaaatattattttaaaatagaatttaaattaataaaaattgaacatgtgaataatattgataGAATGATTAATAATTCCTTGAAAGAAGCtcataaattaaaattaagGAAAATGAtcaaaaattatgataaattaaaaatttttccATTACTTTTAGATTACcaaaaaaattgtatatatgtcgaaaaaacattattaaaaaataataaggaaATTGAAGAATTGAAAAAACTACGAAAATTAAAAAACGAACAATTATGTTTAGAGAATATTAATCAAATAGCCAAATATTGTGATAAAGAAACAGCTaatgaattattaaaaaaaattaaaaatatattattaaacGAATTACCTGAAAGATTAACTAATAACTTAACTCATAAATTAACAGatgaaatatatgataGTATGAAAAAAGAACATCTCTCATCAGAATataaggaaaataataattctacatcatcatcttcattttcCCCACTTAAAAAAGGTTTAATACAAAGATTTATTCACGGAAGAAAGGTTAATAAGAATGACGAAGAccttaataataattcaaaatattaa